In Eubalaena glacialis isolate mEubGla1 chromosome 3, mEubGla1.1.hap2.+ XY, whole genome shotgun sequence, the following are encoded in one genomic region:
- the AUNIP gene encoding aurora kinase A- and ninein-interacting protein, which yields MRRRGPEEEEACGVWLDAAALKRRKAQTHLIKSSTKMLTLFPGERKANISFTQRSRPPAGTRQTSIASFFTLQPGKTNGGDQRSVSSHIESQTNKESKEDATQLDHLIQGLGDDCMAPPLATSTPADIQEARLSPQPFQASYHHGIGSPCVTVLSLFQPDTFVCAGESKASLACSFTQDLEISCLLDQKEEEDSSWKREWPHGSKKKNYQNVERHSKTPGHKGHQLLDKTNLEKVSAKRNRQAPILLQTYEDSWSGANKEAVKQSPCSIPVFSWDSEKNDKDSWSQLFTEDSQGQRVIAHNSRAPFRDVTNDRNQGLGQLPNSPWAQCQDRTTQLNLQPDLLFTQDSEGNQVIRHQV from the exons ACACATTTAATCAAGTCAAgtaccaaaatgttaacactCTTTCCTGGAGAGAGAAAGGCTAACATTTCTTTTACTCAAAGAAGTCGTCCACCTGCAGGCACTCGGCAGACCAGCATTGCTTCCTTCTTCACCCTGCAGCCAG GAAAGACAAATGGTGGTGACCAGAGGAGTGTTTCATCTCATATAGAAAGTCAGACCAACAAAGAGTCTAAGGAAGATGCAACCCAGCTAGACCATCTGATCCAGGGCTTGGGGGATGATTGCATGGCACCCCCTTTAGCCACTTCAACCCCTGCAGACATCCAGGAAGCTAGACTTTCTCCTCAGCCCTTCCAGGCTTCTTATCACCATGGAATAGGAAGCCCATGCGTGACTGTGCTGTCTTTGTTCCAGCCTGATACCTTTGTCTGTGCTGGAGAGAGTAAAGCCTCACTGGCCTGTTCCTTCACCCAAGACCTGGAGATTTCTTGCTTACTGGaccaaaaggaggaagaggattcTTCCTGGAAAAGGGAATGGCCTCATGGATCTAAGAAAAAGAACTATCAGAATGTGGAGAGACACAGTAAAACACCTGGGCACAAGGGCCATCAGCTCTTGGATAAGACTAACTTGGAAAAGGTGTCTGCCAAAAGAAACAGGCAGGCCCCCATCCTGCTTCAAACATACGAGGATTCCTGGAGTGGAGCAAACAAAGAAGCAGTGAAACAAAGCCCTTGTTCTATTCCTGTGTTTTCCTGGGACAGCGAAAAGAATGACAAGGACTCCTGGAGTCAGCTTTTCACCGAGGATTCTCAGGGCCAGAGGGTCATTGCCCACAACTCTAGAGCTCCTTTCCGAGATGTAACCAATGACCGGAATCAGGGCTTAGGACAGCTTCCTAACAGCCCTTGGGCTCAGTGCCAGGATAGGACCACTCAGTTAAATCTGCAGCCTGATTTGCTCTTTACCCAGGACTCTGAAGGTAATCAAGTTATCAGGCACCAAGTCTAG